The genomic region atttagtttttaaattattatccgagtgaaaattaaatttgtaaactatattttttttttgaaaaaaaatcagttcttaaactaattaaaatcagccaattacatccctaatattagattTGAAATTAttctattcaatttttcgtcaatttaagtcacgtgaCATGCATGCGATACACTTTGGGGGAGATTGATAGTTTTTCATGAGTTTCATGACTTACCTTTTGAAGAATTACTGTACGGAGTTAACTTTAGAGAGTAAACTAGACGTTAAATTCACAATTTATATGCAACGTTAAGAGcttataagcaaaaaaaaaaaaagaagatagtaTTACCATCTAAAATGTGTagcgtgacttaaattgacaaaaaattaaataaaataactttAAGTATAATCATAAGGATGAAATTAACAGCTTTTGAAATGTTAGACTTCCTTTATCGAAAAGTAATTTATAAACTTAATTTTTACTTAGGTAATAATTTAAGAATTTAATGATCGGTTCAACCTTTACGATTCAAACATGGCAGGGCAAAATGGTCAGGCAGCATAATCCAATAGAATAAACTGGAAGGGGCAAAATGGTCAAATGACAAATCAACCAATGATTGAAAACAGCCGGAGGAGAGTTACTGTTGGAGAACGTTGGGTCTGCGTTTTTATTGTGTGTGGGGTTCACAGGTGGTGGTGCTGTCTTTCCCGATGACGTGGCAGCGCAAAGCAGCATGATTGGTCTCACGTTAGGCCAACCTGGACACCCTACCACGTCCACCAACCGCGCGTGAGCTGTAACAACGTGCGTGCGAGATGGCCATCCGACGGCTGCTTTTAACTCGCCAGATAATCTCGGCCGTCCATTTGGGGATCGATCAAGGAAGAACATGGAATTGTTTGGGTTTATGCCCGGGATTTTGTGGGTGGTGCGTTGCATTCAACGGCTAGGCTGGATTCTCAAGTGTCCTCTTCATTTGTGATTTGGCACTTTGCCCCTCTTGGCCCTCAATGCATTTTCATGCAATCTCCACATATTTGATTCattgacaatatttttattttaattttagcaaTCGAAGAGAGTGCACTGATTATTATTTGGTCTAGTAACATTTGTTTTAACTTAGTTAAAAGATATTACTGTTACAGTTGATACTGATCGGATACGATTATCAAAAATCCTTCCTCCATCTGACATCTTTCAAATCTCCCATAACTTTGGAATCATTTGCTTATCATCATGTTCAGAATTTAATCAAATAAGCATTaattttttagaaagaaaattatttgaCTTCTATCATGGAATGTGTCTTTCTACTTTATAAACATATTGCATTTTGACACGTGAgcataaatttttctttttcacattttgaATGAGTTGTTTTTCATATATGTGTCATAATTCATAAGGAAGGAACCAAccattgtttaattttaactaaatttactaaaatggtTTGATGAAAGTGCATCAAATTTAAGAACACCAACAAAAGGGTAAATACATTTTTGACCAAATGAAACTTTGACAGAGTAAGAAAGTGAGGGTTAGGTAGTAGATGTTGTTTGTGTCGCTACATGTGGTGATTTGTGAGGCCTCATTATTTTGATGGCTTTGTGTGAGGGTTCCAGTGCTAGTTTGTTGTGTTTATTGTATGTGCGACAAATGGTTTGATGAAAGTGCATCAAATTCAAGAAATTTGTCACTAGATAAATGTATCATAGAGCACCTCTTGTAATTGGttgttttttgttataaaatgTTCTATCGCTTCcgtaataaataaatttaaaaaaaaaaaaaaaaaaaggaagtttagtagaaagcccaaaaacaaaaaaatatggtaagaaaagaaagaaaaagtgaaGGAACAAATATATACCCTCTAAACTTTTTGTGTGGTAATCACGACCACAAAAAATCTTTCGAAATTGCAAAACAATCGTAAGCTTATAAAAACACAAGTATACATTACATGTGCAATCtcaaggaaaaacaaacaacaaGAACCCACATTTCACAGTgagaccaaaacaaaagaaaacaaaaagaaacaggaCCATAAAGTCTCAGAAGGATGGCCCCTGCGGCCAAAAATTAACACAGAATTTGCCTTGGCTCCATAATTTGAAGCTCATGAGTTGTTTGTAGTCTAAACTGCAGTTTTTCGACAACTTCGTTTATTGGCCACTGGCCACCACAAGGTCCATGTCCCCCTTTGCATCCCAAAGCATCATTTTCTACTTTAGGCGTATGTTATGTGAGGTATATATTTGTTCACATTTATAAGGGTAATTACATTTTAAGCCCTAGATTATTTCTTTCTCGTCTTCATTTTTTCGGTCTTAAATTGAGAAACACTTATCAACTAGCTCTTGATCTATTAATATTTGTCCTTTAATGTTGAAATCGGTTCCAAGTTAAATGAATAAAGAAAAGTTGAGTAGTACTCTTATTCTATATTATCGAATTTGTGACCAATCTTAAACATGATATCGGGGAGTAGAATTCTCTATCTTTCCTctttttatttctctctctctctatagaaAAGATAACACAAGATGTTAATGTAACTTAACTGTGAgcgttcaaataaaaaaagattggAATGGAGTAAAAAAAATAGAGGGAAGAGAATCTGGATCCTAGGTGGTGATCTATACAAAGACTTGTTGtgcaaaattaattaataagttgAATGCCCCACTTAAGCCAATCCCATAATTTCCGCAAGGCTGTATCATTTGCTCTAAAAATATTGAACTTAAGAGGTGAAGCTCAAAATTTGTGGCACCGACAAGGCTTACATGTCTACTGTTGAACTGGTGACCGAGCTTTTATCATGTCAAAGAGTACTGGTTGGAAATTAGTAGAGCAGGTTCTGCCCTTTGATGAACGCATAACATCCATAAACTTGAGGTGCACGAAAACAACAGATAAACAACAAATTAACTTTACAGTACGTAGAACTCTTCTCATGCATAATGTGAAATAGATgattttttcaaataattaagatCATTGTGATTTTTATCTGAGATTCGAACGTAGAATTTCCAACCAGTAATGCTTTTAGTGGAGAGTGAATCTTGTAGATCAAATagcttttagtttgtgttttatatttttctattgGAATTTGTGTTTTCTAAtggagtaatgttattcatatcatttttttataccacatttctataccatcttaggtggcatctgatgtggacagccacatcatttgaaaaatttgcaaaactcaagaaaatgaataagaaaGACTCcttgtataccacaatcatcatttaattaactagtttttcttaattattagtttattaaataatgaactaaatttaaaaatctgattaattcaaatgatatagCTGTCTACATCAAATGCCAcataaggtggtatgaaaatatggtacaaaaacatagtaTAAATATCATTACTCTTTCTAACGTAACCCATCTTCCCGTCACTGTAATTGTCAGCTTCTGCCACAAAGTCTCCAAGACCAGCAGATGGGACAATGGCTTTTCGATCAAGGAGACCACCTTTGAAACCGGGGTTCCTTTCCTCTTAGAAGGTAGGGTCGAAGTTTCCGTCGAGGGTATCTATATATGCGCACAGTTGGGGGGACTCAATCACGACAGAAGATAAGGTGAACTATCAAGTCCGGGTTGAAATACCACCAAAGAAGAAGGTAAAACTGAGCCTCCAAGCGAGGCAGGGTACATATGCGATGTTCCCTTCTCCTACATTCAGACTGGCACCTATCATCGCCGGCATAATCATAAAAAAGATCATTAAAAAAGCGTGAGCCGTTATTAAAACATTATAAAGTTGATGATTACACCGGAGTCGGTTACTTCGACTTCCATTCCCTCACAGAACCGCTTGATGTTGATAAttaatcatgcatgcatgcatgcatgcatgcacgcACGATATTCTCCATCATCCGGACCAAAATAACAATGGTTTCTATATCTTCATCAGATGCAGTACTCCCTCCCTCTCAATAAATAATGCAATCGTGCCCGTCGCGACTTGCAGCCCAAATGCATGTAATATATGTCTGTTGTTGTGTTGTTTTCAAACATCAATTTAGGGTTTTATAATGGGCAATAATTTACTTGCCACATAACACCGGCATGTTTTGCATGTGGCTATGTTTTAATTCTAAAATACATACATGTTTGTTGTTGCGTTTGCTTGACTGTTAGTTCAATGTTACCAATATATCTACTTACGTGGCAACACAAAAAAGTTCGTAATAAAATCAGCAAAACCAAGTTTAAGAAACAGGAAAGCAGAAGTAGTGAGATGTTCCAAAAACGATAATCAATATCGTAATCGGAATTGTCCATTATCTTTatcattatttaaatattatgtctgtaaaacatcattcaatttGGAGACCGTTTAGTCATCTATACATGTCAAACCAATCAACAGGTTTAATAACGAATAGTATCTTCATGATGAACCATCCATATAATGGAAAATATAttccacaaagaaaaaaaaatatgaaactgtAAGCAAGGGGTTTTGTAACTTCATCGAACATTCACCTCACCACTGACGTCATGCGTTTCGTCTTTGAACGCTTCCAAAGACCATAACATAAAAAGCTATGTACAACCTTTTGTTGAACTAAGTTGGGAGTCTTACCTTCCTCTTTGATTAAGTAAAAACCAATAACACAAGATAAAACAACACTAATAACCAGAGAGGTTATGCATGTGTTTATGTACAGTCAGTTTTTTAAGAATACTGATAAATAAATTCAAACGTGAAGTTTAATGGCACCTATACGTATTTACTGAAGACCTTAATTCTGATCTGCAAATCTTCAAAAGCTGCAGAAATTCACAAAAGGTGGAAGGAGAAAGGGAGCCATTGTTAACAAACAGAGACTGCCTCCCTAAATCCAACGCTGAGGGCATTGGTGTGAATCCCCTTCTTATCAAAATCTGCATTGCCTTTCTTCATCATGGCAACGAACTCGTTGTAGTCTATTTGCCCGTCCTGAAAAAACAAACAAGTGCATTAAGTACTTGAAAAAGtttccattttgtttttagCATCAATCCTATGATTTGGGTACGTCGTGTACTTACATTGTCCTGATCTACTTCTCGGATCAATTCTTCCAACTGAATGTCGACAATGCCAAACTCCTCGCAGGCTCGTTGAAGTTCTTCTTGAGTGATGTAGCCACTGCCATCCTTGTCAAAATATGAGAAAGCTGCAAATAAGTGatcttctctctctattttGTTTAGATGCAATGTTGCTGCTATAAACTCTCCGTAATCAATTGTGCCACTATTGTCAATATCTGCCTGCATTTCAGAACAAGTAGCGTTCATATAAGAACAACAAAACGAGAACAGCAAGAGATAAATCCtcataagttaaaaaaataatttgctcCAATCGAAGAAAGGAAATTGATATGCTAGTTTACTCTCACATTACTTAAGGATTAACACCGTAGGCCACATAAGCAATCATAGAATAGCGAACAGATTCTAGGAAAAATAATGCAAGCATTCTCGTAATCTACTAACAAGATGGGTCATAGACTATCtacaatttttaagttttccTCATGCCTGAGGGATCATTTTCCGAAGACCTAAGGGCAGCGAACGATAGTCCTGATATAATACTTACAGCTTGCATAAGATCATATATTTCGGACTCATTTAGATTAGCTCCAAATTTTTTGAGTCCATCTCTGAGTTCATCAAAAGTAATTTGACCACTATTGTCAGTATCTATCATCTtgaaaatttcttttaaacCAGCAATTTCTTCTTCCAAGAGGTTCTCTGCAATGATCTGCACACAATAAAGTCGATATTTTATAGGATAGTATTCACAAtgatttataaagttttaagtaTAAATGGTAAATGCAAGACTTACTCTAAGAgccattttcttaaatttgttcATTGCAGAAAACTGCTTCAAGCGACTTAAAACAGCGGAATCAAGAGCCTTGTCCGGAGCCACTCCATCAACCTGAACCCATGGGTGGCCTGCAAGAAATCAGAACATACATTATTGGTTTGAACTGCAGACGTAATCCTCCAACAGAATGAAAACATTTATTTTCGCTTATAAAAGTTTCACCCCTAAAGTTTAATTTTAATCAATCATGTCAATGGTACAATTCATTCCAATGTTCTTAGTTAAACGTATCGCACGGAGGATCTGATTATATAGAGAACCGTAAGTGAATGTGCAAAATGAGGAGCGAATGTGTGTGTCAAGCATACTATTGACAAGGGGATTACAGTGCCACTTTCTTCATACTATGTACAATCATATAAACTTACAGAGAACTTGATGAGCAGTTAGCCGCTTTTTTGGGTTTCTAACAAGCATTCTCTTAACGAGATCTTTGGCACTTTCAGATATTCTAGGCCAGGGATCCGATGAGAAGTCAAGATCGCCATGCAGCACCTCTTCAAATATCTCTTGCTCAGTTTCTGTTTGAAATGAATAGAAAGAATAAGAAGAGGGGAAAGAGCAAGAGTGCATTGTGAAATTACACACATATTCGAGACAGGAAGACAAAAGTTTGTCCAGTAGACAGATTAAAACTCTTACCACCCCAAAACGGAGGAACCCCACATAATAGAATGTAAATGATAACACCGGCACTCCAAACATCTGCTTCTGGACCATAGTGCTTGCGCAAGACTTCTGGTGCAACATAATAGGGGCTTCCAACCACATCACGGAATCTCTCCCCTGTAAATTAATTGTATCAGTAACATAAAAGACACAGAAAATTTGTATGTAGCACCAGAAAATTACCTAAAAGTCAACTAATAACTGAGAGCTGGAAATGTTTTGACAAAGTAAaagaaatattatatatataacagGACGTGCTTGACATCATTCAGATACTAATACCAATCCGATTGGTGTTTCGTATGATAAGTTACCGAAAGGTCAAAGGGTATCGATTTAAAATGATCTAAATTAACTTGAGACAAAATCATAAATGGAAATGAGATGGATCgaaagaaaaacaatgaacaTAAGATGGATCAGtaaggaaagaaaaaacaaattgtaagaCGTACCTGGCTTAAAGAATATTGATAGTCCAAAATCGATAGCCTTAAGCGGTGAATCCTCCTGCTcgttgacaaaaagaaagttcTCCGGCTTAAGATCACGATGCATGACACCCAAAGAATGGCAAGCTTCTACAACTCCAACTATAGTCTTCGTCAGTTGAGCTGCCTTTCTTTCGGTGTAATGCCCTCGCTGGATAATCCTATCGAAAAGCTCACCCCCTGCACATAATTCCATGACAACATGAACTGCAACAGCATCCTCATATGTTGCTTTAATTGTGATTACATTTTGATTCCCTGCCAAGTGATGCATAATCTGAATTTCTCTCCTCACATCCTCCACATCTTCTGTAGTCAGGAGTTTCCTTTTAGCGATGGATTTACAAGCATACTCCTTTCCAGTCGCTTTCTCCACACAGAGAAAAGTCATTCCAAACTGCCCGTGTCCGAGCTTTTGGCCCAAATTGTAGTACTCCTTCAAGTGCCCTGTTTTTGTTTGCAAGACAGACTCGGCCTGAAGCCCTGCACTTGCTACCCTCTTGACATTATGGGGCTTCTTGGGTTTCGCTGGCACTGCTGGCTTAGTCTTTTCCTTTTTCGCTACTACTTGTACCAGTCTAGCCTCTCCCATGTTAGTCTCTTCCATTTTCGCTACTACTTGTACCGGTCTAGCCTCTCCCCTGTGAATTGTTGGTGGTGCTAGTTTAACCTCTACCTTGGGAAGTGTTACTTGCCTCGCAAGTAACGTCTCCTCCTTGTGTTTCTGAGGCTGTGCCGGTTCCTTAGGCTTGTCTGGATGAACCTTCTCCTTCCCACTTGTAGCCTGCACGGATTGATACTCTTCCTCAGCTATCTTAACTGCTTCTGGGGCCTTGTTTTGAACATAGAGAGTAGCTTCTGATGGATTCTTACTCAATTGCGGCGTTTCATCAGTACTATTGATTCCTCCACTGGAAAAACTGCCAGTTGATCGAGACCACCAGAGTGAATTCGAGACGGAATGGATGAGTGCGTCCTTGGTTGATCCGACGCAGTTGTTCCCCATCTGGATATCGATGTCTCAATTCTTGTCAGAATTCCAAATGCAGACACAGATCATATAAGGGGCAAAATCCCCTCTCTTATCTCCCAAAAAGGAAATGGATAttaaaatggaaggaccaaaaATGGAGCATTATCCACcaatttaaccaactcaatCCCAATCACTTTAAGAAGAATAAATACTTGAATCAAAGAAATATCACCATCTTCTCAAACAAAAGTTGTAATTCCCTCGTACCGTCGAGGTTCTCTGGAGAAAAAGGTGCAACCTTTTAACCCCAGGAAGAGCCTCAAAATAGACAGAAACTCCAAAATGAACTAACCAAAAGGAGGACTCCCCCTTCAAGTTAGAAAAGAATATGAAATTTCCTCAGAACCAATCAGCCCTCCAATGTATACCCAACAGAGAAGACGACTGCCCGAGGCTGAAACcgaaaattcaacaaaacccAATATTTGGGGCAGAAAATATTGACAAGTTCCGCGTCAACAAGGAAGAAAGTTTCAGAGtatgaagagagagaaacagtggaagaattagagagagagagagagagagagagagagaatgacaaAAAAACAGTCGTTTCGAGTGGTTATTTAGATTGTGGAGAAAGAGTATTAGGATTTTCTCTCTACCCTTTTCCATATTATATAATCGCAATCCGCACACGAACGGAGAAGGAAGGAAATTGTGGTATGAAAGAGAAAGGGTGTATGTTTTTCTGTTGGAATGTGTCAAGATGcgtttcttctctctctctctctctctctctctctctctctctctttttcttttttctttttaatttttttttaacaattttgacTAAACACCCACAGAGATTTTCACCTTTCCGATGGCCACTGAAGCGGAATGGACGGCTGGGATCTTTGTGATTTGGAGGGTTTAAGGTTGGTAGGATATGACCGGCACGCCACAATGGGGTCTGACAACTGTAAGTACAGCCGGGAGCCGATTTGGTCATCTGGGGGGGTCATTGCGTGGGCTGGGCACTCCGCCGCCGGCAGCAGGCCGTAGCCGGTGAGATTTCTTCTCTCTATTCCGGTggagaaaaattaatttaattaccaCTTTTGCTCATCACACCAGCCACAAATTAAGTGATGATTTCATTTCACGTGGCAGATTGAGTCTAGATATGTTACGTAATTTTAATCGCAATAAGAGCTTATAACACGTCATGATTTCTTTTCATGTGGCAGATTGAGTCTAGATATGTTATGTAAATTTTAATCGCAATAAGAGCTTATAACACATCATAGGTTTTCGTTGGACCAACCCATCACCGCGTGTCATGTTTAACCGGTCCACACTTACTCCAAAGAAATCACGATTGCGGATAACAtataacttaattacatgggtTTAGGGGAGGGAGAGTATAGTATAAGCAATAGGCCTACTTAATCTCGTAGTCGTAGGAACATGTTTGACCGACTCCACGAGGTCGGCTGGTTTTCGTTGGTCAATCATGGCTTACATAGTT from Pyrus communis chromosome 9, drPyrComm1.1, whole genome shotgun sequence harbors:
- the LOC137746036 gene encoding calcium-dependent protein kinase 26-like — translated: MGNNCVGSTKDALIHSVSNSLWWSRSTGSFSSGGINSTDETPQLSKNPSEATLYVQNKAPEAVKIAEEEYQSVQATSGKEKVHPDKPKEPAQPQKHKEETLLARQVTLPKVEVKLAPPTIHRGEARPVQVVAKMEETNMGEARLVQVVAKKEKTKPAVPAKPKKPHNVKRVASAGLQAESVLQTKTGHLKEYYNLGQKLGHGQFGMTFLCVEKATGKEYACKSIAKRKLLTTEDVEDVRREIQIMHHLAGNQNVITIKATYEDAVAVHVVMELCAGGELFDRIIQRGHYTERKAAQLTKTIVGVVEACHSLGVMHRDLKPENFLFVNEQEDSPLKAIDFGLSIFFKPGERFRDVVGSPYYVAPEVLRKHYGPEADVWSAGVIIYILLCGVPPFWGETEQEIFEEVLHGDLDFSSDPWPRISESAKDLVKRMLVRNPKKRLTAHQVLCHPWVQVDGVAPDKALDSAVLSRLKQFSAMNKFKKMALRIIAENLLEEEIAGLKEIFKMIDTDNSGQITFDELRDGLKKFGANLNESEIYDLMQAADIDNSGTIDYGEFIAATLHLNKIEREDHLFAAFSYFDKDGSGYITQEELQRACEEFGIVDIQLEELIREVDQDNDGQIDYNEFVAMMKKGNADFDKKGIHTNALSVGFREAVSVC